DNA from Leptospira mayottensis 200901116:
TAGGCTTTTGATTTTGGGGTAGATCAAATTCTCTTCCAAATTGAGATGAAGCTTCAATCTCGCAGAAAAACTTGCAAGCTCGTGCAAAAGCTCATCCATACCTTCGGAAATTTCCCCTTCCCTAAGAAGTCTTTTTTCAATATCGTTCAGCAGTTTTTGAATTTCGGTGTACTGAACCTTATAAAACTCTATGTTCAAAACCTTTATCCTTGTATTTAAGCCTGCCTCAAGACCTTAATATAAACCGGTTGCAATCATCCAAGCAAGCTTATAACAAAACCTGGGAGTTCCCATATCCTAAAGTCCTAGGAAAGGCTTTTAATGAATCTTTTTCTACAACTCGTTCAAAATAAGCCGAAAAGATAAAAACCTTAATTCCAGAAAGTAAAAAACTCTTCTGAGGCCAAGTGATTAATTTGTTCTGCATCCGTATACGGCTTGAAAAATTCCATTTCGTATTAAGAAAATGATTTCTAGTAATTCGATCCCAAAAAAATCATCTCCGATCTCTTTTTCATTTCACTGTTAAAAAACCTACAATAACTACCAGAAAATGAAAATAAATCAGTTTAACTTTTCAATTTTCTCATTCGAACGAAAACTCTCATTGGTTCTACAAAATAATTTTATAAAGAGAAAAGATAAAAACAATTTTCCATGGAACTAACTGAAACAAATTGCATTTTTCTATATAAAATTATAATAAAAAATATTTTGAATTATAGTACGGATTTCATTATTGCTATCTGACGTTACAATTTCATACATGGGAATGCAAATACAAAACCTATCACCGTCCTTGCAAAGATCATTGTTGTATTTTTCGGATCAATCGACGGAAGGAATTGTTGTTTTGGACCGTGACTGGAAAACCGTGTATGCAAATCATAAATTTCAAAATTTTTGGTCCTTCCCAAACTTCCAAGTGCTTTATGAAAAGATAATACCTCTTCTGAAATCCAAGGAAAATCAACATTTGGAAAACGAGACGAACATATCCCATCTTCTTCAAGAAATCGAAGATCCCGAAGATTCCTTTTTAGAAGAAACGAATTTCCAGCTACAGCTCAGCGTTCACAATTTTGAAGACTCTTATATGATTCGGTTTAAACCTCAGCCGAATGCACAACCCAAAAAAGAATACGAAACAGGTCACTGGGATCGAAACACGAATCTTCCCAATCAAAAATATTTTTTAAATCATTTTGGAAAACAAATCACCGAAGACGAATCCGCCATTAACGGACATTTTTCATTTTTGATTTCCATATCCAATCCGGACTCGATCATATCCGAAGAAAATAACTCTTATTTTGAATATATTTACGCGAAAGTAGCCGATCGATTGAAAAAGTATCTTAATCGAAACGACCACTTATTTAGAATTGAAAGCGACAAATTTTTAATTTCATCCGTACATGTAGATTCTGAAATCAAAGCGGAATGGTTTGCGGAATGCGTCCAAATGCTTTTCGATTTTCCTTTCACTTACGAAGAAAGAGAATTCCATCTTAACGTGAACATCGGCTACACAAAATTCGATCCTAAATCGGGATCGGATATGAACGCACTCGGAATGCTAAAAGAGGCTCTCCAACGATCCTGTTTACTCGGCCCAAATTCCCTGTTCTACTATGACCAAGACGCAATCGCCGCAACTTCGGAAAAAGCGAAAATCGAAATCGACCTAAGAAAGGTACTAAACCGAAACGAATTGGAAATCCATTTTCAACCCATCATCGATCTAAAAGAGAACCGATTTTTTTCTATGGAAACTTTGGTACGCTGGAACCATCCGGAAAAAGGCAAACTTCTTCCCGGAAGTTTTATTTCGATCGCCGAGAGTTCCAGTTTTATCAAAAACATCGGGGAATGGATGATCTGGGAAACGTTCCGATATTACGAAAATTCAATATTAAAATCGGAGAATGTCTCCTTATCCCTGAACATATCTCCGAAACAACTCGGCGATAAAAACATCTTTCCGCTGCTTAAAGAAGCGAGCGACTATTATAAAATCCAACCGAGTCATATCATTTTAGAAATTGTAGAAGATTCTTTCGATTCAAGAGAATCCCAAATCGGCAAGGTCATCACCTCTTTGAAAGATTATGGATTTAAATTCGCGATCGACGATTTCGGAAAAGGATATTCTTCTTTAGGAAGGCTCATTCATCTTCCGATCGATTATATCAAGTTGGACAAAATGTTTCTTTTCAATTACTTTCAGACTTCCACTCGCGCGGTGATTACTTCCATGGTAAATTTGGTGCAAGCAATGGGCAAGGCGATCATTGTGGAAGGAGTGGAAAACGAAATACAACACAAGCTCCTTCGAGAACTCAATTGCAATTTCGGACAGGGGTACTATTATTCTCACCCGATGGAAATCGATCTCGCGGAAAAATTAGTTCGAAATAAGGAA
Protein-coding regions in this window:
- a CDS encoding GGDEF domain-containing phosphodiesterase, with amino-acid sequence MQIQNLSPSLQRSLLYFSDQSTEGIVVLDRDWKTVYANHKFQNFWSFPNFQVLYEKIIPLLKSKENQHLENETNISHLLQEIEDPEDSFLEETNFQLQLSVHNFEDSYMIRFKPQPNAQPKKEYETGHWDRNTNLPNQKYFLNHFGKQITEDESAINGHFSFLISISNPDSIISEENNSYFEYIYAKVADRLKKYLNRNDHLFRIESDKFLISSVHVDSEIKAEWFAECVQMLFDFPFTYEEREFHLNVNIGYTKFDPKSGSDMNALGMLKEALQRSCLLGPNSLFYYDQDAIAATSEKAKIEIDLRKVLNRNELEIHFQPIIDLKENRFFSMETLVRWNHPEKGKLLPGSFISIAESSSFIKNIGEWMIWETFRYYENSILKSENVSLSLNISPKQLGDKNIFPLLKEASDYYKIQPSHIILEIVEDSFDSRESQIGKVITSLKDYGFKFAIDDFGKGYSSLGRLIHLPIDYIKLDKMFLFNYFQTSTRAVITSMVNLVQAMGKAIIVEGVENEIQHKLLRELNCNFGQGYYYSHPMEIDLAEKLVRNKETPFS